Genomic window (Pirellulaceae bacterium):
AACAGGGCGATCGCCATAACGGCCGGAGCAACATGACTAAATTTCATGGGAGGGCTCCTTTTGTCATTCCCAAGTACGAAAACACACCTAGCGACTATCTGCTTCGCCGTGGCTCGGGTCCCGCGATGAAGATCGGCGGCAACACGCGTTAAACACATGGCGATCAGCTGAGTTACATTACTCAGGTCTTGCGTTCGTATCGGCTTACCTGTCACGCAAGACTTAACCAGTCAACGCATACTTCGTGTTTTCCGTAAATGCAAGGACTGCCTATAACGGCAAATTGACTTGGAGCAAAAATATCGATTATGCCGGGCAGACGGAGTTTTTGGATCACACGAAGAAAGCGGCCTCTTATCCCGCTACAGCTGGTGAAATCTGCATAACAGACGAGTCATTGGAATGAAGAATCGATACAACCGCCCAAGCCCGTTCCAATCCGCTCACAAACCCATCGGAGCTTGAACTCGGATGACAAACGGCACTCGGCTTTTTCCGACTCGTCGATCTCACTCACAGGATCGCCATTGAGGCTGGCTCTAAAAAGGATGACGAGTCGTCGGAGGTCGTTGTAGAGTGAGGCCGTTGCGAATCTTCCGGCGTTGGTCATTTTCACCCCATCTGCTGCTCTCAACGAAACGACACGGCAAAGGCAATCTGGGCGAGCAAGAAACCGGTAAACCAATGTAAGACAACATGTTACAAACCAACACACCCCCCCCCAACCCTGGCAAAAAGAGCGGACATCAATCGATTCATCTGTCTGCAGCTCGAAGTATCAGTCTCCCTCGACGCATCCCCCCTTTGTCTGCTACACTCCGGGATTGCTTTGAGCCCCTTGTCCTGGGGCTTCCTGACCTCGTGGCAAATCAAACCTGATTGAATGGAGCCCAACGTGAGACGCCCCTTTGTCGCTGGCAATTGGAAGATGAACATGACGCGTCAGAGCTCCATCGACTTGGCGAAGGCCTTGGCGTCGGAATGTTCAGCCGACATCGACGTCGCCGTCTGTCCGCCGAGCGTTTATTTAGACGCCGTTGGCCAAGTCATCAATGGCTCAAAAATTGAGCTGGGAGCTCAAGACGTCTACCACGAAGCCTCGGGGGCCTACACGGGCGAGATTAGCACCGACATGATTCTCGACGTCGGCTGCAAGTACGTCATCCTCGGACATAGCGAACGACGAAACATCCTGGGTGAATCAAACGCAGAGGTCAATGAAAAACTGACAGCAGCACTCGCCTCTGGTTTGATTCCAATCGTCTGTGTTGGTGAACTTCTCGAGCAACGAGAGGCAAATCAAACCCTGAATGTGATCAAAGAACAATTCGATGGTTCGTTCGCAGGTATCCGTTCCGAGCAAATGAAGAAGTGCGTCATTGCCTACGAACCTGTTTGGGCGATCGGGACAGGCAAAGTCGCAACGCCTGAACAGGCAGAAGAAGTTCACGCCGACATTCGTCGAATTCTTACCGAACAATTTGATGCCGCAATTGCTGACGCTGTGCGAATTCAATACGGCGGAAGCGTCAAACCTGACAACGCCGGAGAATTAATGGGACAACCCAACATTGATGGTGCGTTAGTCGGTGGCGCCTCACTCAAGGCCGACAGCTTCTTGGCAATCGTTGGCGCATCACAACAAACACAAACCGCGTGAGCAATCACGTACCAGATACGATTTAACGTAAGGGAGTTTGATCGATGCTTGAGACCATGGTCTTCGCAAGTTTTTTGCAATACGCATTTGGCATCCTGCTAACCCTCACGGCCATCTTTCTGATCCTGCTTGTATTGGTGCAACGTGGTCGGGGTGGCGGCTTGGCTGGTGCCTTTGGCGGCATGGGCGGGCAAAGTGCCTTCGGCACCAAAGCTGGCGATATGTTTACCAAAGTGACGATCGGAGCTTCAATTTTCTGGATTGTGCTTTGCATCGCCTCCATCAAGTTCCTTGGATCCAAAGATGCTGGAGCCTTTGACGACGGGACAATGCCAACCCAACAAAGTGCACCCGATCGATCGAAACCTATCGATGACGGCAGGTCGGGCAGCAACACGCCACCCGCTGATTCCACCGCGCCCGCTGATTCGGCCGCACCCGCTGATTCCAAGGCGACGACTCCGACTCCGCCGGCCGAATCCAACTAGATTTCCCATGGCTTGCCGACTTGCCAGACACTGCAGAGGATTTTCGACGTGTTGTTAAGTATGACTGGGTTTGGCGAGTCTCAGCTTGAAGTCGATGGCTTGCGAATTCGAGCCGAGCTTCGTTCTGTCAATAGTCGCCATCTCAAGCTTTCTTGCCGACTCCCCGATGGATACGCAGGTCTTGAACCTCGGATTGACTCCTTGATCCGAAGTGAGATTCGCCGTGGAACGATTCAATTGTCGTTGCAGATCGATCTGGCAGCAAAAGCCGATGACTACGAAATCAATCGGGCGGTACTGGTGTCTTACCATGAGCAGCTAAACCACATCGCGGGTGAGTTAGAACTCCCTTTGGACTTGCAACTTGAACGGCTTGTTCTCTTGCCGGGAGTGATCCAGGAAAAACGAGAGTCTTCCGAGAATCTCGACGAGCTCTGGTCGACCATCGCGCAGGCTATTTCACAGGCCATGAAACAGCTTAATCAGATGCGGGGGGAGGAAGGCCATGCGATGGAACAGGATTTACGTGAAAACTGCCGCATCGTCGGCAACGAATTAAAGAGCATTCGAGCCCGAGCTCCCGAAGTCGTAAAGGCTTATCAGGCCCGATTGACGGAGCGAATCAGCGGATTATTAGAAGATCATAACGTTCAGGCTGAGCCTGCCGACGTAGTGCGCGAGGTGGGAGTATTTTCCGACCGCGTCGACATTTCAGAGGAAACGGTCCGGCTGGAAAGTCATCTGCAACAGTTCGACAAGATCATGACAGACAGCGAATCTTCCGGTCGCAAACTAGATTTTGTGATTCAAGAAATGTTCCGAGAAACGAATACGATTGGCTCCAAAGCCAACGATGCCACGATCGCCCGACATGTCGTGGAGATTAAAACAAGCATCGAACGTCTTCGGGAGATGATTCAAAACGTTGAATAGTCGGTCGCTGATCAGCGTCACGTCGTCGCAAACGAATCGTGAGTTTCAAGCATGGCTACGGGAAAGGTGGTAATTGTCTCCGGCCCCTCAGGGGCTGGAAAGACGACCGTCGTGAAACGGCTCATTCAGAGCTGCGCCGTACCCCTGGAATTGAGTGTTTCAGCCACCACCCGACCAGCTCGCCCCGACGAGCAAGATGGTATCGATTACCAATTCATGTCAGACGAAGAGTTTCAGCGACGCAAATCTGCCGGGGAATTCCTGGAGTGTTTTGAGGTATTCGGCAGTGGATCCTGGTACGGTACGCTCCGAAGTGAAGTAACTACTAGCCTTGATGCGGGCAAATGGGTACTCTTAGAAATTGACGTTCAGGGTATGCAATCCGTTCAAGCCCAATTCCCGGGTGCTATCTCAATCTTCATTCGACCCTCCAGCCTTGCAGAACTCGAACAGCGCCTACGCGGTCGAGCGACCGAATCGGAAAAGACAATTCAACGTCGGCTCGAAGTCGCGGCGCGCGAGTGGTCCTACAAAACTCAATATGC
Coding sequences:
- the tpiA gene encoding triose-phosphate isomerase, with translation MEPNVRRPFVAGNWKMNMTRQSSIDLAKALASECSADIDVAVCPPSVYLDAVGQVINGSKIELGAQDVYHEASGAYTGEISTDMILDVGCKYVILGHSERRNILGESNAEVNEKLTAALASGLIPIVCVGELLEQREANQTLNVIKEQFDGSFAGIRSEQMKKCVIAYEPVWAIGTGKVATPEQAEEVHADIRRILTEQFDAAIADAVRIQYGGSVKPDNAGELMGQPNIDGALVGGASLKADSFLAIVGASQQTQTA
- the secG gene encoding preprotein translocase subunit SecG, with the protein product MLETMVFASFLQYAFGILLTLTAIFLILLVLVQRGRGGGLAGAFGGMGGQSAFGTKAGDMFTKVTIGASIFWIVLCIASIKFLGSKDAGAFDDGTMPTQQSAPDRSKPIDDGRSGSNTPPADSTAPADSAAPADSKATTPTPPAESN
- a CDS encoding YicC family protein, with protein sequence MLLSMTGFGESQLEVDGLRIRAELRSVNSRHLKLSCRLPDGYAGLEPRIDSLIRSEIRRGTIQLSLQIDLAAKADDYEINRAVLVSYHEQLNHIAGELELPLDLQLERLVLLPGVIQEKRESSENLDELWSTIAQAISQAMKQLNQMRGEEGHAMEQDLRENCRIVGNELKSIRARAPEVVKAYQARLTERISGLLEDHNVQAEPADVVREVGVFSDRVDISEETVRLESHLQQFDKIMTDSESSGRKLDFVIQEMFRETNTIGSKANDATIARHVVEIKTSIERLREMIQNVE
- the gmk gene encoding guanylate kinase is translated as MATGKVVIVSGPSGAGKTTVVKRLIQSCAVPLELSVSATTRPARPDEQDGIDYQFMSDEEFQRRKSAGEFLECFEVFGSGSWYGTLRSEVTTSLDAGKWVLLEIDVQGMQSVQAQFPGAISIFIRPSSLAELEQRLRGRATESEKTIQRRLEVAAREWSYKTQYAYDIVNESVEDTVTKISQALSSHT